Proteins encoded by one window of Paroedura picta isolate Pp20150507F chromosome 11, Ppicta_v3.0, whole genome shotgun sequence:
- the LOC143820889 gene encoding solute carrier family 22 member 13-like — MEFRDVLKAIGEFGWFQKRLVFLLCVPNFLTAFHLFGQVFMVTDVPHRCDTSWIRKLGLNLTEEQELNWTIPRKPDGSLEKCHRFIPMRGSPQSIQLNFTEKCRDGWVYPEEQQPTLLTEFNLVCERKDLNDISQSLFMAGVLVGALVFGLLSDRIGSRNIILLTLLLMGSFGLGAGLAPSLYVYIAMRCLVGAAFAGFSISMTALASEWFGAAHRPLVIAVAQCCNGVGQMALAGLAYGIRDWRRYQLAGSAPVFCLFLYIWLLPSSARWLLTRGKVEEAKKEIQKAASLNKRSVPEELLHQLAPPKEGRSGSILDLLRKPYLRRITLIMTWLWFVVSLLYYGVSLHVGNFGLDIYMTQLVFGAVEIPARMSCIFLLRWLGRKKCQAGWLLLAGIVCLIIPAVPKTFPIGVTVLAVIGKASLAASFSTIYVFSAEVFPTVLRQTCLGLCSITARIGGILAPLTGLLDEIHPAFSMVLFGAMALAGGILCFFLPETRNRDLQDDTTGSPSSQRPSKTVNGVFENQPVGEKCGSRRAETTKNTYL, encoded by the exons ATGGAATTCAGAGACGTCCTGAAGGCGATCGGGGAATTCGGTTGGTTCCAGAAGCGGCTGGTCTTCCTCCTCTGCGTCCCGAATTTCCTCACGGCCTTTCACTTGTTCGGCCAGGTGTTCATGGTCACGGACGTGCCTCACCGTTGCGACACGAGCTGGATCCGCAAGCTGGGCTTGAACCTGACCGAAGAGCAGGAGCTGAACTGGACCATTCCTCGAAAGCCTGACGGATCACTCGAGAAATGCCACAGGTTCATCCCCATGCGAGGAAGCCCTCAGTCGATTCAGCTCAATTTTACGGAGAAATGCCGAGATGGCTGGGTGTATCCTGAAGAGCAGCAGCCCACGTTACTAACTGAG TTTAACTTGGTCTGCGAGCGGAAGGACTTAAATGACATCTCTCAGTCCCTTTTCATGGCGGGTGTCCTGGTCGGAGCCCTGGTCTTTGGCCTGCTGAGCGACAG GATCGGGAGCCGAAACATCATCTTGCTCACCCTTCTCCTGATGGGGTCCTTCGGGCTCGGGGCAGGCCTGGCCCCCAGTTTGTACGTCTACATCGCCATGAGGTGCCTTGTGGGCGCTGCCTTTGCTGGATTCAGCATCAGCATGACGGCTTTAG CTTCTGAGTGGTTTGGGGCAGCCCACCGACCCTTGGTGATCGCCGTGGCTCAGTGCTGCAACGGCGTGGGGCAGATGGCCTTGGCCGGCTTGGCGTACGGCATTCGGGACTGGAGGCGCTATCAGTTGGCTGGCTCTGCTCCTGTGTTCTGCCTCTTCTTATATATTTG GTTGCTTCCCAGTTCAGCTCGATGGCTTCTGACGAGAGGGAAGGTGGAGGAAGCCAAAAAAGAGATTCAAAAGGCCGCATCCCTCAACAAGCGAAGCGTCCCGGAAGAACTGCTCCATCAG CTGGCTCCCCCAAAGGAGGGCAGATCGGGAAGTATCCTGGATCTTTTAAGGAAGCCGTACCTGAGAAGAATCACTTTGATTATGACCTGGCTCTG GTTTGTGGTCAGTCTTCTGTACTATGGAGTGAGCCTCCACGTTGGGAATTTCGGCCTGGACATCTACATGACCCAGCTGGTGTTTGGAGCCGTTGAAATACCAGCCCGGATGTCCTGTATCTTTCTGCTgcggtggctgggaaggaagaaatGCCAGGCTGGTTGGCTTCTCCTGGCGGGAATCGTATGCCTTATCATTCCTGCTGTCCCAAAAA CTTTTCCCATCGGGGTGACCGTGCTGGCTGTAATCGGCAAGGCCTCCCTTGCGGCCTCCTTTTCCACCATTTACGTGTTCtcggcagaggtcttccccaccGTTCTCAG GCAGACCTGCTTAGGTCTGTGCTCCATTACGGCCCGAATCGGAGGCATCCTCGCCCCACTGACCGGTCTTTTGGATGAGATCCACCCTGCCTTTTCAATGGTGCTGTTTGGAGCCATGGCGCTGGCTGGGGGGATCCTCTGCTTCTTTCTCCCTGAGACACGGAACAGAGATCTTCAGGATGACACAACCGGATCTCCATCAAGCCAAAG ACCCAGCAAGACGGTCAACGGTGTCTTCGAAAATCAACCGGTGGGAGAGAAGTGTGGAAGCAGGAGGGCAGAAACCACCAAGAATACGTACCTGTAG